From a single Candidatus Schekmanbacteria bacterium genomic region:
- a CDS encoding tetratricopeptide repeat protein gives MELIKKFIFPIIIVAAVSFAYFNSLRVPFIYDDLKAVMGNYGIRTFDPVKIFVAYPNRSFNDLTFSLNYLFNRFNPLWYHIGNIVIHILNGFAFLLLLKKIPGFDSKRAFCAAMIFLLNPVNVESVTYISSRSGMLSALFMMLGLFFFIDSKLVISLIFFGVSALSKEWGLVFPFMLIAYLYIYKRPGNKSELFSFIKSMIPAIIFWCLIFSLRKFQEGTFLKEELSKGYFKHILTHINASVEYVRLLLFPFNLNVDHYYPLVQDPTIITFFGFLLIAGAFFIAVSERFESGIRFFILVYFISFFPVVFVTLSDILVERWLYVPSMAFAAIVVLVFGKLFSSSVKTKRQNIFEICFYLVVFISLLSLTVNRNNIWVNEIRLWQDSVKKSPLKSRPYNNLGVCLLDLGYESEAEKIFYKAIDLEKDGYIPYSNLGLIYGKRRDYKNAAQMLRKSIELKPDNAFAHNNLGNVYKELGDLKSAYKEYTKAIELEKNYADAYGNLAILYEIQGRKDLAIEALKKAFEIEPNKYEWLNHLGVIYLEISNFKEALDTFDKGLKSFPDNPELRNNKGITYMKLKNLESALNEFNLALKVNPAFINAILNKGTALKELGRIDEAVDAFLASDRVNGNLPAVKFNIAHLYYLKGMYDESEKWFRKLLRLDQKSFEAYEYLGRIENIRGNREEAIKNLEEAIRYGDTKNDIKEMLSSLKK, from the coding sequence ATGGAACTGATTAAAAAATTTATATTCCCCATAATCATTGTTGCGGCAGTTTCTTTCGCTTATTTCAATTCCCTCAGGGTTCCTTTCATCTATGATGACCTTAAGGCAGTAATGGGAAATTACGGGATTAGGACTTTTGACCCGGTTAAAATATTTGTTGCCTATCCTAACCGTTCATTCAATGATTTGACATTCAGTCTGAACTATCTTTTCAACAGATTTAACCCTCTTTGGTATCATATAGGAAACATTGTAATCCATATATTGAATGGATTTGCTTTTCTGCTGCTTCTTAAAAAGATTCCGGGATTCGATTCAAAAAGGGCTTTTTGTGCTGCAATGATTTTTCTGTTAAACCCTGTAAACGTTGAGTCTGTTACATATATTTCCAGCAGGTCGGGAATGTTAAGCGCATTGTTTATGATGCTTGGCCTTTTTTTCTTCATTGATTCAAAGCTCGTCATTTCCCTTATATTCTTCGGGGTATCTGCTTTAAGCAAAGAATGGGGGTTGGTCTTTCCCTTTATGCTTATTGCATATCTTTATATTTATAAAAGACCCGGGAATAAATCTGAACTATTCAGCTTTATAAAATCCATGATTCCAGCAATTATTTTCTGGTGCTTGATCTTTTCCCTGAGAAAATTTCAGGAAGGGACGTTTCTCAAAGAAGAGCTTTCAAAGGGTTATTTTAAACATATTCTTACCCACATAAATGCTTCGGTTGAATATGTAAGGCTCCTTTTGTTCCCATTCAATCTTAATGTTGATCATTATTACCCGCTTGTGCAGGATCCTACGATTATTACTTTCTTCGGTTTCCTCTTAATAGCCGGTGCTTTTTTCATTGCTGTCTCAGAAAGGTTTGAGAGCGGAATAAGATTTTTCATATTGGTCTACTTTATTTCATTTTTCCCCGTTGTCTTCGTGACTTTAAGCGATATACTCGTTGAACGATGGCTTTATGTCCCTTCGATGGCTTTTGCGGCAATAGTTGTTCTTGTCTTCGGGAAATTATTCAGTTCTTCGGTGAAAACAAAAAGACAGAATATTTTTGAAATTTGTTTTTATCTGGTGGTTTTTATTTCTCTACTTTCTCTTACCGTCAATAGAAACAATATATGGGTAAATGAAATCCGTTTATGGCAGGATTCTGTGAAGAAATCTCCTTTAAAGTCCAGGCCTTATAATAATCTTGGCGTGTGTCTCCTTGATCTCGGATATGAAAGTGAAGCGGAAAAAATCTTTTATAAAGCCATTGACCTTGAAAAAGATGGTTATATCCCCTATTCGAATCTGGGGCTTATTTATGGCAAGAGGAGAGATTATAAAAATGCTGCTCAAATGCTCAGGAAATCAATTGAACTCAAGCCTGATAATGCATTTGCCCATAATAACCTTGGCAATGTTTACAAGGAACTTGGGGATTTAAAATCTGCTTATAAAGAATATACTAAGGCAATTGAGCTTGAGAAGAATTACGCTGATGCCTATGGAAATCTTGCTATTTTGTACGAAATTCAAGGCAGAAAAGATCTTGCCATAGAGGCTTTAAAAAAGGCTTTTGAGATTGAACCGAACAAATATGAGTGGCTGAACCATTTGGGAGTCATTTATCTTGAAATCAGCAACTTCAAAGAGGCTCTGGATACATTCGATAAGGGGTTGAAATCATTCCCTGATAATCCTGAACTGAGAAATAATAAGGGAATCACTTATATGAAGCTCAAGAATCTGGAGAGTGCGCTTAATGAATTTAATCTTGCTTTAAAAGTAAACCCTGCTTTCATAAATGCCATTCTTAACAAAGGAACTGCATTGAAAGAATTGGGTCGTATTGATGAAGCAGTTGATGCTTTTCTTGCTTCCGATAGAGTAAATGGGAATCTTCCTGCTGTAAAGTTTAACATCGCACATCTTTATTATTTAAAGGGGATGTATGACGAATCTGAGAAATGGTTCAGGAAACTTTTACGTTTGGACCAGAAGTCATTTGAAGCTTATGAATATCTCGGAAGAATAGAAAATATACGTGGAAACAGGGAAGAGGCCATAAAGAATCTGGAAGAGGCAATACGATATGGTGATACGAAAAATGATATAAAAGAGATGCTTTCTTCCCTGAAAAAATAG
- a CDS encoding tetratricopeptide repeat protein: MDNLTLFEKLDLNNRKVSLALILFVSAFLLYSSTITHELVNYDDDWLIKDNSVIRSLSLKNILKMFSGPTGTDYLPLKELSYALDYRLFENNPYGYHLTNVILYSATSVLAFLFLYQLSGKTSFSFVVSLLYVFHPIHSEVVNWASARKDCLGGLFFFASALFYAKYLTKKNGAKPFHYLLSLLFFLFSLLSKPSGVMLPFLLFLMAYCFYNEEENQFIPSRLLINLFPFFMIAAFITLITLNTAIEKDVVKEFWMDSAYITFLAMVTVVADYIRQLFFPFNLQVRYNIELPAAITDVHVLFSICFLILLFVTLIRFRKNKWYFFGLAWFFISLVPVSNIIPIAILKADRYIYLPSFGIMIIFGAIIFKIYKTDMKRPNPEAVKLGVTIFIIVLLLSFAGVVLKRNSVWENSKKLWLDTLKKSPSDYLVMNNLGAIYNEEGDYDSAEKIFKKAISIGPEYADPYFNLSIVYEERNDNEGAFEYLNKAIELSDNSTAIFKARINLGNLYKKLSISEKAEEQYMEAIRVKPHSPEGYYNLAMLYKSMNLKDKAYALYKKAIDEDENFYQAYNNLANMYMADKEFGKAQFYFKEAIRLNPKYVEVLNNLATLYIETGNSEDAVECLKKALSYDNKKYDAIIYYNLYKAYLLEGNQTEAAKYLRLSEEINEKSTAFHR, encoded by the coding sequence ATGGATAACTTGACACTTTTTGAGAAACTTGACCTTAATAACCGCAAGGTATCGCTTGCTTTAATCCTGTTTGTCTCTGCATTCTTGCTCTACTCTTCAACTATTACACATGAGCTCGTTAATTATGATGATGACTGGCTCATCAAGGATAACAGCGTTATTAGAAGTCTGAGTTTAAAAAATATATTGAAAATGTTCTCAGGTCCTACTGGAACAGATTATCTTCCGCTCAAAGAACTGTCATATGCGCTGGACTACAGGTTGTTTGAGAACAATCCATATGGGTATCATTTAACAAATGTTATCCTTTATAGTGCAACTTCCGTTCTTGCTTTTCTTTTTCTCTATCAGCTTTCAGGAAAAACATCGTTTTCCTTTGTGGTCTCGCTTCTCTATGTTTTCCATCCAATACATTCTGAAGTTGTAAACTGGGCGTCAGCCAGAAAAGATTGTCTTGGAGGACTATTTTTCTTTGCCTCTGCGTTGTTTTATGCAAAATATTTAACAAAGAAAAATGGAGCTAAGCCTTTTCATTATCTTCTATCTCTTTTGTTTTTTTTATTTTCACTTCTTTCAAAGCCTTCAGGCGTGATGCTTCCCTTCCTTCTCTTTCTCATGGCCTATTGTTTTTATAATGAAGAAGAAAATCAATTTATCCCTTCCAGGTTATTAATAAATCTGTTCCCCTTTTTTATGATAGCTGCGTTTATCACTTTAATTACACTCAATACCGCAATTGAAAAAGATGTGGTCAAAGAATTCTGGATGGACAGCGCTTACATTACTTTTCTGGCGATGGTCACAGTTGTTGCTGATTATATACGTCAGCTTTTCTTCCCTTTTAATCTTCAGGTGCGTTACAATATTGAACTTCCTGCGGCGATTACAGATGTACATGTTCTATTCTCAATATGTTTTTTGATTCTTTTATTTGTTACGCTTATTCGATTCAGAAAAAATAAGTGGTATTTTTTCGGTCTTGCCTGGTTTTTTATTTCTCTTGTACCTGTATCAAATATAATTCCCATAGCAATATTAAAGGCTGACAGGTACATTTATCTTCCATCCTTTGGAATTATGATCATATTTGGTGCGATTATATTTAAAATTTATAAAACTGATATGAAGAGGCCAAATCCAGAGGCTGTGAAGCTTGGAGTTACTATTTTTATAATTGTTCTTCTGCTTTCTTTCGCCGGTGTTGTTCTCAAGCGGAATAGTGTATGGGAAAATAGTAAAAAGCTCTGGTTAGATACACTAAAAAAATCTCCGAGCGATTATCTTGTTATGAATAATCTTGGAGCAATATACAACGAGGAAGGCGACTATGATTCTGCTGAAAAAATCTTCAAGAAGGCAATAAGTATAGGACCGGAATATGCAGATCCTTATTTTAACCTTTCAATAGTATATGAAGAAAGAAACGATAATGAAGGTGCCTTTGAATACCTTAATAAAGCTATTGAACTTTCAGATAATTCAACAGCAATCTTTAAAGCCAGGATAAATCTCGGTAATCTCTATAAAAAACTCAGCATAAGCGAAAAAGCGGAAGAACAATACATGGAAGCGATAAGGGTTAAACCTCATTCACCTGAAGGGTACTATAATCTTGCAATGCTTTATAAGTCTATGAATTTAAAAGATAAGGCTTATGCTCTTTATAAAAAAGCTATTGACGAAGATGAAAATTTTTATCAAGCATATAATAATCTTGCTAACATGTATATGGCTGATAAGGAATTTGGCAAAGCTCAATTCTATTTTAAGGAAGCTATACGTTTAAATCCTAAATATGTGGAAGTCTTAAATAACCTTGCAACTTTATATATTGAGACAGGAAATTCTGAAGATGCTGTTGAGTGTCTTAAAAAAGCGCTCAGCTATGACAACAAGAAATATGACGCGATAATTTATTACAACTTATATAAAGCTTATCTTTTGGAGGGCAATCAAACAGAAGCAGCTAAATATTTGAGGCTAAGTGAAGAAATAAATGAGAAATCCACAGCATTTCATAGATAA
- a CDS encoding VCBS repeat-containing protein has product MSLRTKEAGKKRYYNIVFFVTLFMLAFTVASYADFSKATILLDSAVTSDVGNKATAADFDNDGNDEIFIANNGQDRLLKYNADTQEFDSLPLPIDSDDSKGIAVGYIDGDTYLDIIVANFEGQSRVLINDGDGTFTDETSTWLPSETMAAVSASLGDIDNDGDLDLVIGLARPSFENSESVDTIKVYINNGSAFTDATSTWIPSPSANWVEKVILEDLNNDSKADLLVFVGLNNPNYLYMSSGTTFTDETATRFPTVITSTNTVTSAAIGDLTGDGAPDIYITKDGNNKNMIYINDGSGTFTDETITRLPDVSDYGQDVSISDVNGDGNLDIVVANGGEGGLNPNPPYEFNICYADGHSNAVYLNNGSGIFTAASTSFFEDTDNQYSTGVVAGEFGAADTSYILFTNACSGGPALWSSGSVASPTPAISSFSPDTIAPYAALTISGENFGADKGSVTFTSTNVTGTISAASTEITSWSDTVITLTVPFGANTGDVTVTRLSDSSVSAPATLTISNFKPKITKSPKTGKRGKSITIIGSNFGNSKKPSGAKAGSVTIGGKAATIKSWSNKKIVAVINKNAKKGKQKIILKTHYGTVNKAITVK; this is encoded by the coding sequence ATGAGCTTAAGAACAAAAGAAGCGGGGAAGAAAAGATATTACAACATTGTTTTTTTTGTCACCCTATTTATGCTAGCTTTTACTGTTGCTTCCTATGCTGATTTTTCTAAAGCAACTATATTACTAGATTCAGCAGTGACATCTGATGTGGGAAATAAGGCAACTGCAGCTGATTTTGATAATGATGGTAATGATGAGATTTTTATTGCTAATAACGGTCAGGACAGACTTTTAAAATATAATGCAGACACACAAGAATTTGATAGTCTTCCTTTACCGATTGATTCAGATGACAGCAAGGGGATCGCTGTAGGATATATAGATGGAGACACTTATCTTGATATTATAGTTGCAAATTTCGAAGGACAAAGCAGGGTTCTTATCAATGATGGAGATGGCACATTTACTGATGAAACAAGCACATGGCTTCCTTCAGAGACTATGGCAGCAGTAAGTGCATCTTTAGGAGACATTGACAATGATGGTGACCTTGACCTTGTAATAGGGTTAGCACGTCCAAGTTTTGAAAATAGTGAAAGCGTAGATACTATAAAGGTTTATATTAATAATGGTTCAGCGTTTACTGATGCAACATCAACATGGATTCCTTCTCCGTCCGCCAATTGGGTAGAGAAAGTAATTCTTGAGGATTTAAACAATGACAGCAAAGCTGATCTTTTAGTCTTTGTAGGTCTTAATAATCCAAATTATCTTTATATGAGCAGTGGTACGACCTTTACTGATGAAACTGCAACACGCTTTCCTACTGTAATAACTTCTACTAACACAGTGACCTCAGCGGCAATAGGAGATCTTACCGGTGATGGAGCACCTGATATATATATTACTAAAGATGGCAATAACAAAAACATGATCTACATAAATGATGGAAGCGGGACTTTCACAGATGAAACAATTACGCGACTTCCCGATGTATCGGACTATGGACAGGATGTCTCAATTTCAGATGTAAATGGTGATGGGAATCTTGATATTGTTGTTGCAAATGGCGGAGAAGGTGGACTTAATCCAAATCCTCCTTATGAGTTTAATATATGTTATGCTGATGGACATAGTAATGCGGTATATCTGAATAATGGCAGTGGAATTTTTACTGCTGCGTCAACTTCATTTTTCGAAGATACTGATAATCAGTATTCAACCGGTGTTGTTGCAGGTGAGTTTGGCGCTGCTGACACATCTTATATCCTTTTTACAAACGCATGTTCTGGCGGACCTGCATTATGGTCAAGCGGTTCCGTAGCGTCACCTACTCCTGCAATATCAAGTTTTTCACCCGATACAATTGCTCCATATGCGGCACTCACTATTAGCGGGGAAAATTTTGGAGCTGACAAAGGCTCAGTTACATTTACAAGCACTAATGTTACTGGAACAATAAGCGCAGCATCTACGGAAATCACATCATGGAGCGACACTGTTATAACTCTTACGGTTCCGTTCGGAGCCAATACCGGCGATGTGACTGTTACAAGGCTGTCTGACAGCTCAGTAAGTGCCCCGGCAACTCTTACTATTTCTAATTTCAAGCCTAAAATAACAAAATCACCTAAAACAGGGAAACGCGGAAAGTCCATTACAATTATAGGAAGTAACTTTGGAAACTCCAAGAAACCTTCTGGAGCTAAGGCTGGCTCTGTCACAATCGGAGGCAAGGCTGCAACTATTAAAAGCTGGAGCAACAAGAAGATAGTGGCGGTTATAAATAAGAACGCCAAGAAGGGTAAGCAAAAGATTATACTTAAGACCCACTATGGAACTGTTAACAAAGCAATAACTGTCAAATAA